One stretch of Zerene cesonia ecotype Mississippi chromosome 20, Zerene_cesonia_1.1, whole genome shotgun sequence DNA includes these proteins:
- the LOC119835336 gene encoding WD repeat-containing protein 46 isoform X2: MKRYFHDTGENEENKSEMEVFHVKMKPLSKHNIQKLNYNNTKKLKVNKNRALSGKAPIDRKKLEKHSRGEGFEGKGVKHPLYALKLKKKENKYKYAQEQAARADILLTENAGYLEVDDGHRTTSITQSMIAENVDITAATKIFDLNLDFGPYRAKYSKNGRHLLLGSSKGHLAAFDWVTKRLHCEINVMESIHDISWLHVETMLAAAQKEWLYIYDNTGTEIHCIKKMDKILRMEFLPYHFLLAAVNEFGFMTWLDISIGEIVGHYNNHLGRTAVMTQNPYNATICLGNSKGVVSLWSPTVKKPLAKILCHKTPLTAIAVDKRGSYMATSGVDRSLKIWDIRNLDGPLQHYKLRSPAVDLDFSQKDMLAVGFGDIVEIYDNCCTQTTNKAYMRHKMARTISNFKFCPYEDVLGIGTSKGFTSIIVPGSGEPNFDAYESNPYQTKTQRKEAEVKALLEKIPAELITLNPFEVVEVDVPTLKEKIEAKSKLLHVKDKQIDIKPRHKNKGKTDIARKKIIKEVARKELINQAIEVKKMLNEPQQQEAPKQSFGVLDRFVSKPKSKK, translated from the exons ATG aAACGTTACTTCCACGATACGGGggaaaatgaagaaaataaaagtgaGATGGAAGTATTTCACGTAAAAATGAAACCTCTTTCTAAACATAACATACAA aaactgaattataacaatacaaaaaaattaaaagttaataaaaatagagcaTTATCCGGAAAGGCACCAATTGATcgaaaaaaattagaaaaacatTCGCGAGGTGAAGGCTTTGAAGGGAAAGGTGTAAAGCATCCCCTGtatgcattaaaattaaaaaagaaagaaaacaagtaTAAATATGCTCAGGAACAGGCAGCCAGAGCAGATATACTTCTCACTGAAAATGCAGG TTATTTGGAGGTAGATGATGGCCACAGAACTACTAGTATTACACAATCAATGATTGCAGAAAATGTAGACATTACAGCTGCCACCAAAATATTTGACCTTAATTTGGATTTTGGCCCATATCGAgctaaatattcaaaaaatggCAGACATCTCCTTTTGGGTAGTAGTAAAGGGCACTTAGCGGCATTTGATTGGGTTACTAAGAGATTACATTGTGAAATCAATGTTATGGAATCCATTCATGATATAAG TTGGTTACATGTAGAAACAATGCTAGCAGCAGCACAAAAGGAATGGCTATATATTTACGACAATACTGGGACAGAAatacattgtattaaaaaaatggataaaatattaagaatggAATTCCTCCCTTATCACTTTTTGCTTGCAGCAGTG aatGAATTTGGCTTTATGACATGGTTGGATATATCAATAGGGGAAATAGTAGGTCACTATAACAATCACTTAGGGAGAACTGCTGTGATGACACAAAACCCATACAATGCAACCATATGTTTAGGAAATTCAAAAGGAGTTGTATCTCTCTGGTCGCCCACTGTTAAGAAACCTCTGgctaaaatattatgtcataaGACTCCATTAACAGCTATTGCTGTTGATAAAAGAGGAAG ttatatggCAACCAGTGGCGTAGACAGAAGTTTGAAAATATGGGATATTCGAAATTTAGATGGACCCCTGCAGCATTACAAATTAAGGTCACCAGCAGTTGATTTGGATTTCTCCCAGAAAGATATGCTTGCTGTTGGATTTGGTGATATTGTAGAAATTTATGA taatTGTTGTACACAAACCACCAATAAAGCTTATATGAGACACAAAATGGCCAGAACAATAAGCAACTTCAAATTTTGTCCATATGAAGATGTATTAGGAATCGGTACTTCTAAAGGATTCACTAGCATCATTGTACCAG gCAGTGGTGAGCCCAACTTCGACGCGTATGAAAGCAATCCATACCAGACGAAGACACAACGTAAAGAAGCGGAAGTTAAAGCATTGCTTGAAAAAATACCTGCAGAACTTATTACACTTAATCCATTTGAAGTTGTGGAAGTGGATGTGCCAACTCTGAAGGAAAAAATTGAAGCTAAATCTAAATTACTG CATGTCAAAGACAAGCAGATTGATATAAAACCaagacacaaaaataaagGTAAAACAGATATTgcaagaaagaaaataatcaaGGAAGTAGCAAGAAAG GAACTTATTAATCAGGCAATTGAAGTAAAGAAGATGCTGAACGAACCACAACAACAAGAAGCGCCGAAACAATCATTTGGTGTATTAGATAGATTTGTTTCAAAACCtaaatcaaagaaataa
- the LOC119835336 gene encoding WD repeat-containing protein 46 isoform X1: MDLNEGTMKNKRYFHDTGENEENKSEMEVFHVKMKPLSKHNIQKLNYNNTKKLKVNKNRALSGKAPIDRKKLEKHSRGEGFEGKGVKHPLYALKLKKKENKYKYAQEQAARADILLTENAGYLEVDDGHRTTSITQSMIAENVDITAATKIFDLNLDFGPYRAKYSKNGRHLLLGSSKGHLAAFDWVTKRLHCEINVMESIHDISWLHVETMLAAAQKEWLYIYDNTGTEIHCIKKMDKILRMEFLPYHFLLAAVNEFGFMTWLDISIGEIVGHYNNHLGRTAVMTQNPYNATICLGNSKGVVSLWSPTVKKPLAKILCHKTPLTAIAVDKRGSYMATSGVDRSLKIWDIRNLDGPLQHYKLRSPAVDLDFSQKDMLAVGFGDIVEIYDNCCTQTTNKAYMRHKMARTISNFKFCPYEDVLGIGTSKGFTSIIVPGSGEPNFDAYESNPYQTKTQRKEAEVKALLEKIPAELITLNPFEVVEVDVPTLKEKIEAKSKLLHVKDKQIDIKPRHKNKGKTDIARKKIIKEVARKELINQAIEVKKMLNEPQQQEAPKQSFGVLDRFVSKPKSKK, from the exons atggaTTTGAATGAAGGcacaatgaaaaat aAACGTTACTTCCACGATACGGGggaaaatgaagaaaataaaagtgaGATGGAAGTATTTCACGTAAAAATGAAACCTCTTTCTAAACATAACATACAA aaactgaattataacaatacaaaaaaattaaaagttaataaaaatagagcaTTATCCGGAAAGGCACCAATTGATcgaaaaaaattagaaaaacatTCGCGAGGTGAAGGCTTTGAAGGGAAAGGTGTAAAGCATCCCCTGtatgcattaaaattaaaaaagaaagaaaacaagtaTAAATATGCTCAGGAACAGGCAGCCAGAGCAGATATACTTCTCACTGAAAATGCAGG TTATTTGGAGGTAGATGATGGCCACAGAACTACTAGTATTACACAATCAATGATTGCAGAAAATGTAGACATTACAGCTGCCACCAAAATATTTGACCTTAATTTGGATTTTGGCCCATATCGAgctaaatattcaaaaaatggCAGACATCTCCTTTTGGGTAGTAGTAAAGGGCACTTAGCGGCATTTGATTGGGTTACTAAGAGATTACATTGTGAAATCAATGTTATGGAATCCATTCATGATATAAG TTGGTTACATGTAGAAACAATGCTAGCAGCAGCACAAAAGGAATGGCTATATATTTACGACAATACTGGGACAGAAatacattgtattaaaaaaatggataaaatattaagaatggAATTCCTCCCTTATCACTTTTTGCTTGCAGCAGTG aatGAATTTGGCTTTATGACATGGTTGGATATATCAATAGGGGAAATAGTAGGTCACTATAACAATCACTTAGGGAGAACTGCTGTGATGACACAAAACCCATACAATGCAACCATATGTTTAGGAAATTCAAAAGGAGTTGTATCTCTCTGGTCGCCCACTGTTAAGAAACCTCTGgctaaaatattatgtcataaGACTCCATTAACAGCTATTGCTGTTGATAAAAGAGGAAG ttatatggCAACCAGTGGCGTAGACAGAAGTTTGAAAATATGGGATATTCGAAATTTAGATGGACCCCTGCAGCATTACAAATTAAGGTCACCAGCAGTTGATTTGGATTTCTCCCAGAAAGATATGCTTGCTGTTGGATTTGGTGATATTGTAGAAATTTATGA taatTGTTGTACACAAACCACCAATAAAGCTTATATGAGACACAAAATGGCCAGAACAATAAGCAACTTCAAATTTTGTCCATATGAAGATGTATTAGGAATCGGTACTTCTAAAGGATTCACTAGCATCATTGTACCAG gCAGTGGTGAGCCCAACTTCGACGCGTATGAAAGCAATCCATACCAGACGAAGACACAACGTAAAGAAGCGGAAGTTAAAGCATTGCTTGAAAAAATACCTGCAGAACTTATTACACTTAATCCATTTGAAGTTGTGGAAGTGGATGTGCCAACTCTGAAGGAAAAAATTGAAGCTAAATCTAAATTACTG CATGTCAAAGACAAGCAGATTGATATAAAACCaagacacaaaaataaagGTAAAACAGATATTgcaagaaagaaaataatcaaGGAAGTAGCAAGAAAG GAACTTATTAATCAGGCAATTGAAGTAAAGAAGATGCTGAACGAACCACAACAACAAGAAGCGCCGAAACAATCATTTGGTGTATTAGATAGATTTGTTTCAAAACCtaaatcaaagaaataa